A genomic window from Chitinophagaceae bacterium includes:
- a CDS encoding hemerythrin domain-containing protein: MKRHPVLARFSREHHKALLTAQYIKTDAPAFRGMPFSLAGKQEYVLRFFQEHLKNHFQQEEAILFLWVRKMKPEMAGLIDELVAEHRAIETLIRKIESNDDIETQLDVLGRLMELHIRKEERILFQQLQEKLSTEEFAAIENQLTFDNGK; the protein is encoded by the coding sequence ATGAAACGACATCCTGTTTTAGCCCGATTTTCCCGCGAACATCATAAGGCATTGTTAACCGCCCAGTATATAAAAACGGATGCACCGGCTTTTCGTGGCATGCCGTTTTCCTTAGCAGGAAAACAGGAATACGTGCTTCGTTTTTTTCAGGAACATTTGAAAAATCATTTTCAGCAGGAAGAAGCCATTCTATTTTTGTGGGTTAGAAAAATGAAACCCGAAATGGCCGGTTTGATTGATGAGCTGGTTGCAGAACATCGCGCAATAGAAACATTGATTCGAAAAATTGAAAGCAACGATGACATCGAAACACAATTGGATGTCTTGGGAAGACTCATGGAATTGCACATCCGCAAAGAAGAGCGGATACTCTTTCAGCAACTGCAGGAAAAATTATCAACCGAAGAATTTGCAGCAATAGAAAATCAACTGACCTTCGACAATGGCAAATGA
- a CDS encoding polyketide cyclase has translation MKEYSYITVWKLKNTSLDEVWKTIKAVDDWPNWWKGVVRVQTIKEGEANGIGKISELTFKSFLPYTLSFQSELLQLKFHECMIGKATGELEGSGVWNFRMENETIRIQYEWNVKTTLTWMNVFAPLLRPVFKWNHDLIMQWGLEGLAKKLNATIV, from the coding sequence ATGAAAGAATACTCCTATATAACAGTATGGAAATTAAAAAATACTTCATTAGACGAAGTCTGGAAAACAATTAAGGCGGTAGATGATTGGCCAAACTGGTGGAAAGGAGTGGTGAGGGTTCAAACTATTAAGGAAGGAGAAGCCAACGGAATCGGGAAAATATCTGAACTAACTTTTAAATCATTTTTGCCTTATACACTTTCTTTTCAATCTGAATTGCTGCAATTAAAATTTCATGAGTGTATGATTGGAAAAGCGACCGGAGAACTGGAAGGTAGTGGTGTGTGGAATTTCCGGATGGAAAATGAAACAATCAGGATTCAATATGAGTGGAATGTAAAAACAACACTCACCTGGATGAATGTGTTTGCACCTTTATTGCGACCCGTTTTCAAATGGAACCATGATTTGATTATGCAATGGGGTTTGGAAGGCCTTGCAAAGAAATTGAATGCTACTATTGTATAA
- a CDS encoding T9SS type A sorting domain-containing protein produces the protein MKKVYLLIVIVFQCAVSNAQIPKLVFGNTTNVSILNYDPVVTVVQYGSGTTSHNFDLNTDGTGDITLNIERKLSSLYESAYITFPNAAAEVALNIADDLTVVAFKTGDSLFTDNYSFDFDESAFDGALLYVSSGANSYGQFSIPAYRYMAFRILATDTLYGWLRMSRTAEFNSDSLAYRVDQLAYEGPLTDIFPINQLEDFKIYPTITQDAVFVENNGTSETHASIYSLTGKLLYRDVLGLSNNVMHLSAYPEGMYLLVISTSAGNRTIKVVKQ, from the coding sequence ATGAAAAAAGTTTACCTGCTGATCGTAATTGTTTTTCAATGTGCAGTGAGTAACGCACAAATTCCTAAACTGGTTTTTGGAAATACCACGAATGTTTCTATCCTTAACTATGATCCGGTGGTAACAGTTGTTCAATACGGTTCAGGAACAACGTCGCATAATTTTGACCTCAACACAGATGGCACTGGTGATATCACATTGAATATTGAAAGAAAATTATCATCACTTTATGAATCAGCTTACATCACTTTCCCCAATGCCGCTGCAGAGGTTGCATTGAATATTGCGGATGACCTGACGGTGGTGGCTTTTAAAACGGGTGATTCACTTTTCACGGATAACTATTCTTTCGACTTTGATGAAAGCGCATTTGACGGTGCTTTGCTCTATGTTTCCAGTGGTGCCAACAGTTATGGACAGTTTTCCATTCCTGCCTATCGTTACATGGCTTTCCGCATTCTTGCCACAGATACTTTATACGGTTGGCTGCGCATGTCAAGAACTGCTGAATTCAATTCAGACAGTCTCGCTTACCGCGTTGATCAATTAGCTTACGAAGGACCGCTCACAGATATTTTTCCCATTAATCAGTTGGAGGATTTCAAAATTTATCCAACCATCACTCAAGATGCCGTGTTTGTTGAAAACAACGGAACGTCAGAAACACATGCAAGTATTTATAGCTTAACAGGAAAGTTGCTGTATCGCGATGTGCTTGGGCTATCAAATAACGTGATGCATCTTTCAGCATATCCGGAAGGGATGTACCTGTTGGTGATTTCTACTTCAGCAGGCAACCGTACCATTAAGGTGGTGAAGCAATAA
- a CDS encoding lipoprotein signal peptidase — MKFLRPVIVILSVLIIDQTLKFWVKLHFAYTESLRITNWFYLYFIENEGMAFGWSLGGEWGKLLLSLFRLAAVFLIGYYLVRLVKHKAPTGFITAISFIMAGAIGNILDSVFYGLIFSSSTSTQPATLFPAGGGYAGWLHGRVVDMLYFPLYEGIIPTWIPIWGGEYLIFFRPIFNIADASITTGVILIILFQKRFFKPKPKTASPFPEAENDGDSVSG, encoded by the coding sequence TTGAAGTTCCTGCGCCCGGTTATAGTTATCTTATCAGTTCTGATAATCGACCAAACCCTTAAGTTTTGGGTTAAGCTGCATTTTGCCTATACTGAAAGTCTGCGCATTACCAATTGGTTTTACCTCTATTTTATCGAAAATGAAGGAATGGCCTTTGGCTGGTCGCTGGGCGGTGAATGGGGGAAGTTGTTGCTTAGCTTATTCAGACTGGCTGCGGTTTTCCTGATTGGTTATTATCTGGTTCGGCTGGTGAAGCATAAAGCTCCTACAGGCTTTATTACGGCGATCTCCTTTATAATGGCCGGAGCCATTGGAAACATACTCGATTCTGTTTTTTATGGATTAATTTTTTCCTCGAGCACATCAACACAACCTGCTACCTTGTTTCCTGCAGGAGGTGGTTATGCCGGTTGGCTCCACGGTCGTGTTGTGGATATGCTTTACTTTCCCCTTTATGAGGGAATTATTCCAACCTGGATACCCATCTGGGGCGGTGAATATTTAATTTTCTTTCGCCCGATCTTTAATATAGCAGATGCTTCAATAACTACAGGAGTTATCCTGATTATCCTGTTCCAGAAGCGATTTTTTAAGCCGAAGCCCAAGACAGCTTCACCTTTTCCGGAAGCAGAAAATGATGGAGACTCCGTTTCAGGATGA
- a CDS encoding TraR/DksA family transcriptional regulator, whose protein sequence is MRTRYSDDELEEFRLLIIDKLDAAKKELKYLQDQINRKGDNGTDDTENKFASADDGSSSMEREYLNQMAARQIMYMDHLDKALVRIQNKTYGICRVTGKLIEKERLRSVPHATLSMEAKMSQSH, encoded by the coding sequence TTGAGAACACGTTATAGCGATGATGAACTGGAGGAGTTCAGACTTCTTATCATAGATAAATTAGATGCAGCTAAGAAGGAATTGAAATATCTTCAGGACCAGATCAACCGCAAGGGTGACAATGGCACTGACGATACTGAAAATAAATTCGCGTCAGCCGACGATGGATCGAGCAGCATGGAACGCGAATACCTGAACCAGATGGCTGCGCGACAGATCATGTATATGGATCATCTTGATAAGGCACTTGTCCGCATTCAGAATAAGACGTATGGCATTTGCCGCGTTACCGGAAAACTGATTGAGAAAGAGCGTCTTAGGTCTGTTCCTCATGCTACCCTTAGTATGGAAGCTAAGATGAGTCAGTCACACTAG
- a CDS encoding isoleucine--tRNA ligase, with translation MPNTYPEHKSLDLVAIDQQILQFWKEEQIFEQSVSSRKGKTPYIFYDGPPSANGRPGIHHVISRTIKDLFCRYKTLKGFEVKRKAGWDTHGLPVELAVEKMLGIRKDDIGKKISVEEYNRICKQEVLKYKDVWEDLTRKMGYWLDLEHPYITFETDYIETLWWLLKQFHTKGYLYEGYSIQPYSPAAGTGLSSHELNQPGTYKPLRDTSVVAQFKIKPESLVKSPLAKMVAENSDCYFLAWTTTPWTLPSNCALAVGEKIIYSLVKTFNPYTYQEVSLVLAKELIGKYFPDKNAALIWEDYKPGNKDIPFKVLGELKGKELEGIAYEQLMPYVQPDGNAFMVVTGDFVTTEDGTGIVHIAPSFGADDFRIAKKYDIGSLTLVDKRGRFTSEVTDFAGEFVKEQYLTDEEKETEKKKQGREKYLSVDERIAIKLKEENKAFKVEKFEHSYPHCWRTDKPILYYPLDSWFIKTTAARDRLIELNKTINWKPEATGTGRFGNWLENLLDWNLSRSRFWGTPLPVWTTEDRTEEMCIGSIDELTKEFEKAKAAGFNSTLQLEIINGKLQIDLHKPFVDEIILLSASGKPMKRVADLIDVWFDSGAMPYAQLHYPFENKESLHENFPADYIAEGVDQTRGWFFTLHVIAVMLFDSVAFKNVIANGLVLDKLGNKMSKRLGNIVEPFETLNHYGVDATRWYLISNAQPWDNLKFDSNGIDEVRRKLFGTLYNTYAFFALYANIDGFTYREAEVPMQKRPEIDRWILSLLNSLVKEVEESFEDYEPTKAARAIQTFIDAHLSNWYVRLCRRRFWKGEYEEDKIAAYQTLYTCLETLVQLMSPISPFFPDWLFRNLNGVSGRKPESSVHLTAFPVYQLQLIDKPLEERMQLAQDISSLVLSLRKKVNIKVRQPLSRIMIPYSNESFREQLLKVRELILSEVNVKELDFVTDTSGLVTKKVKPNFKLLGARLGKKMKAVGEQLLTLHQDQIQMLELEGFIELRFDNEAVVISLGEVEVISEDIPGWQVANQGDLTVALDVTLTAELQEEGNARELVNRIQKIRKDQGFNVTDRITVSIERNEVINSSVINFKNYICAEILADTLELVDSLMDAATVDVNDMPVKVMVKQKKVS, from the coding sequence ATGCCCAACACCTATCCCGAACATAAATCCCTCGACCTCGTTGCCATCGATCAGCAAATCCTGCAGTTCTGGAAGGAGGAGCAGATTTTTGAACAAAGTGTTTCTTCCCGCAAGGGTAAAACACCTTACATTTTCTACGATGGTCCACCGTCTGCCAATGGTCGTCCCGGCATTCACCATGTAATCTCCCGCACCATCAAAGATTTGTTTTGTCGCTACAAGACCTTGAAAGGGTTTGAAGTGAAACGCAAAGCCGGCTGGGACACGCATGGATTGCCAGTTGAACTTGCTGTAGAAAAAATGCTCGGCATCCGCAAAGACGACATCGGTAAAAAGATTTCTGTAGAGGAATACAACCGCATCTGTAAGCAAGAGGTATTAAAGTATAAAGATGTGTGGGAAGACCTTACCAGGAAAATGGGTTATTGGCTCGATCTCGAACATCCATACATCACTTTCGAAACCGATTACATTGAAACATTATGGTGGTTGCTGAAGCAGTTTCACACCAAAGGATATTTGTATGAAGGGTATTCCATACAACCTTATTCGCCTGCTGCAGGAACCGGGCTCAGCTCGCATGAACTCAATCAACCCGGCACTTACAAACCTTTGCGCGATACTTCTGTGGTGGCGCAATTCAAGATCAAACCGGAGTCACTTGTAAAAAGCCCGCTGGCAAAAATGGTGGCAGAAAACAGTGACTGCTACTTCCTTGCCTGGACTACAACACCCTGGACATTACCTTCCAACTGCGCTTTGGCAGTAGGAGAAAAAATCATCTATTCATTGGTAAAAACTTTCAATCCTTATACTTACCAGGAAGTCAGCCTGGTACTTGCAAAGGAACTGATCGGAAAATATTTTCCTGATAAGAATGCAGCATTAATATGGGAAGATTATAAACCCGGAAATAAAGACATTCCGTTCAAAGTGCTTGGCGAGTTAAAAGGAAAGGAACTGGAAGGAATAGCCTACGAACAACTGATGCCTTATGTGCAACCTGATGGCAATGCCTTTATGGTAGTGACGGGCGATTTTGTTACGACAGAAGATGGAACCGGCATCGTTCACATCGCACCCAGCTTTGGTGCAGATGATTTCCGCATTGCGAAAAAATACGATATCGGTTCGCTCACTTTGGTTGATAAGCGCGGCCGCTTTACTTCGGAAGTAACAGATTTCGCCGGTGAATTTGTGAAAGAGCAATACTTAACGGATGAAGAAAAGGAAACAGAAAAGAAAAAGCAGGGCCGGGAAAAGTACCTATCGGTTGATGAAAGAATTGCTATCAAACTGAAAGAAGAAAACAAGGCTTTTAAAGTCGAAAAATTTGAGCACAGTTATCCGCATTGCTGGCGCACCGATAAACCAATTCTGTATTATCCGCTCGATTCCTGGTTTATCAAAACAACGGCTGCCCGCGACCGGTTGATTGAGCTGAATAAAACCATCAACTGGAAACCCGAAGCCACCGGCACGGGCAGGTTTGGCAACTGGCTCGAAAACCTCCTCGACTGGAACTTGTCGCGTTCACGTTTCTGGGGTACACCACTTCCCGTCTGGACCACCGAAGACAGAACTGAAGAAATGTGCATAGGTTCCATAGACGAACTCACCAAAGAATTTGAAAAGGCGAAAGCAGCCGGCTTCAACTCAACATTGCAACTTGAAATCATAAACGGCAAGCTGCAAATTGACCTGCACAAACCGTTTGTCGATGAAATCATTTTGCTTTCAGCCTCCGGCAAACCGATGAAGCGTGTTGCAGACCTGATTGATGTTTGGTTTGATTCTGGAGCAATGCCCTATGCACAGTTGCATTACCCCTTTGAAAACAAAGAATCGCTGCATGAAAATTTTCCTGCCGATTACATTGCAGAAGGCGTTGATCAAACCCGCGGCTGGTTTTTTACGCTGCACGTAATTGCGGTCATGCTTTTCGATTCAGTGGCCTTTAAGAATGTGATTGCCAACGGACTGGTACTTGATAAGCTCGGCAATAAGATGTCGAAACGGTTGGGCAACATTGTGGAGCCTTTCGAAACACTGAATCATTATGGTGTTGATGCCACGCGCTGGTATCTCATCAGCAATGCACAACCGTGGGACAACCTTAAGTTCGACAGCAATGGAATTGACGAAGTGCGCCGGAAGCTTTTCGGTACTCTCTATAATACATATGCTTTTTTTGCGCTGTATGCGAATATTGATGGTTTCACCTACCGGGAAGCGGAAGTGCCGATGCAGAAAAGACCCGAGATTGACCGTTGGATTTTGTCGTTGCTGAACTCTCTGGTGAAGGAAGTAGAGGAATCATTTGAGGATTATGAACCCACCAAAGCGGCCAGGGCCATTCAGACCTTTATAGATGCGCACCTCAGCAACTGGTACGTCCGGTTATGCCGCCGTCGTTTCTGGAAAGGTGAATATGAAGAAGACAAAATTGCGGCTTATCAAACGTTGTATACCTGCCTCGAAACGCTTGTCCAGTTGATGTCGCCCATTTCCCCTTTCTTTCCTGACTGGCTGTTCAGGAATCTGAATGGCGTATCCGGAAGAAAACCGGAATCGTCCGTTCACCTCACTGCATTTCCGGTTTACCAGCTTCAACTGATTGATAAACCACTTGAAGAACGGATGCAACTGGCGCAGGACATTTCTTCGTTGGTACTTTCCCTTCGGAAGAAAGTCAATATCAAAGTGCGCCAGCCGCTGAGCCGGATCATGATTCCTTACTCCAATGAGTCGTTCCGTGAGCAGTTGCTCAAAGTAAGAGAGCTGATTCTTTCGGAAGTAAATGTTAAGGAACTCGACTTTGTTACCGATACGTCCGGACTCGTTACCAAAAAGGTAAAGCCCAATTTCAAACTTTTAGGTGCCCGTTTAGGAAAGAAAATGAAAGCGGTAGGCGAGCAGTTGCTTACGCTCCATCAAGATCAGATCCAGATGCTGGAACTGGAGGGATTTATCGAATTAAGATTTGATAATGAAGCAGTTGTCATCAGCCTTGGAGAGGTGGAAGTGATTTCGGAGGACATTCCGGGCTGGCAGGTTGCTAACCAGGGCGACCTTACAGTGGCACTTGATGTTACACTTACGGCCGAGCTTCAGGAAGAAGGCAATGCCAGGGAATTGGTTAACAGGATACAGAAAATAAGAAAGGATCAGGGGTTCAATGTCACCGACAGAATTACGGTTTCTATTGAGCGAAACGAGGTAATAAATTCTTCGGTAATAAATTTTAAAAACTATATTTGCGCCGAAATTTTAGCCGACACTTTAGAATTAGTTGATTCACTGATGGATGCAGCAACCGTTGATGTGAATGATATGCCGGTTAAAGTAATGGTCAAACAAAAAAAGGTATCGTGA
- a CDS encoding T9SS type A sorting domain-containing protein codes for MKFIHRIFYLLRLLVVTWLVIPPENTAAQTPDWSTSIASLLYSHCTHCHHSGGIAPFSMMTYEEASNWGFSMLTQVNAKRMPPWPPDPNYCHLKDENVLTENEINAINNWVNNYMPIGDINLAPPLPIYNGSSIMTDPDETFHLPVFTLPDEGNVYWRFVNQPGYTEPKYLNAVEFVAGNPSIVHHVTLGLDNTGLAEIDDQNYPGPGCPRGFGENPAVSVFMSQSEGRVSTLPANIGFEVLVGTDYVSDMHYFADTLNEMDSSKVNLKFCTVANPRAVKTEKTLYGNLPCLIDGPLEIQANTVKTFHLVSAAYPEDRSLLGFGPHSHLICQSWKVYMVIPAGDTVPLISIPHWDFDWQGSYLLTKVIKIPAGSIIYGTVVYDNTTNNPDNPSNPPQTVYGNGSMLGEMAQVHFWTMDYEPGDEDIILDSAFYGYPTGSAFHKPAGLLTLFPNPASQKISVAFTDNNGQEVEFSVYNQFGECMSVIKKRWVESNQTVELDCSSFPAGIYLLTMRNGETVNTNKFVVVK; via the coding sequence ATGAAATTTATCCATCGTATTTTTTATTTGCTCCGGCTGCTAGTCGTTACCTGGCTGGTAATACCACCTGAAAACACTGCTGCGCAAACTCCCGACTGGAGCACTTCGATTGCATCTCTTTTATACAGCCATTGCACACACTGTCATCATTCGGGAGGTATCGCCCCTTTCTCTATGATGACTTATGAGGAGGCATCCAACTGGGGCTTTTCCATGTTGACTCAGGTAAATGCCAAGCGCATGCCTCCCTGGCCGCCTGATCCAAATTATTGTCATCTCAAGGATGAGAATGTGCTCACGGAAAATGAGATCAATGCAATTAATAACTGGGTAAACAATTATATGCCCATAGGTGATATTAACCTGGCTCCGCCACTACCCATCTATAACGGATCTTCTATCATGACCGATCCTGATGAAACTTTTCACCTACCGGTTTTCACACTTCCTGATGAAGGCAATGTGTACTGGCGGTTCGTGAATCAACCCGGATATACCGAACCCAAATATCTTAATGCTGTTGAGTTCGTAGCCGGAAATCCTTCCATTGTTCATCACGTAACATTGGGATTGGACAACACGGGCCTTGCGGAGATAGACGATCAAAATTATCCCGGACCCGGTTGCCCGAGAGGTTTCGGGGAGAATCCTGCAGTAAGTGTCTTCATGTCGCAGAGTGAAGGGCGGGTTTCCACGCTTCCCGCTAACATAGGATTTGAAGTGCTTGTTGGCACTGATTACGTTTCTGACATGCACTATTTTGCAGATACGTTGAATGAAATGGACAGTTCAAAAGTGAATCTGAAGTTCTGCACGGTTGCGAACCCACGTGCAGTAAAGACAGAAAAAACACTATATGGTAATCTGCCATGTCTCATTGACGGGCCGTTGGAAATTCAGGCCAATACCGTTAAAACATTTCACCTGGTATCAGCGGCGTATCCGGAAGATCGCTCACTACTGGGATTTGGTCCGCACTCACACTTGATATGCCAGTCGTGGAAGGTGTACATGGTGATTCCTGCAGGTGACACTGTTCCGCTGATCAGCATTCCTCATTGGGATTTTGACTGGCAGGGAAGCTACCTGCTTACTAAAGTGATCAAGATTCCGGCTGGTTCCATCATATATGGAACAGTAGTATATGACAATACCACTAATAATCCCGACAACCCGAGTAATCCACCGCAAACTGTTTATGGCAATGGATCAATGCTGGGTGAAATGGCGCAAGTGCATTTCTGGACGATGGACTATGAGCCCGGTGATGAAGATATAATCCTCGACAGTGCTTTTTATGGTTATCCGACGGGAAGTGCCTTTCATAAACCCGCAGGATTGCTCACATTATTTCCCAATCCGGCTTCGCAAAAAATTTCCGTAGCATTCACTGACAATAATGGTCAGGAAGTTGAATTCTCGGTATACAATCAGTTTGGTGAATGTATGTCGGTAATTAAAAAAAGATGGGTTGAAAGCAATCAAACAGTTGAACTGGATTGCAGTTCTTTCCCCGCAGGCATTTATCTTTTAACAATGCGAAACGGAGAAACAGTCAACACGAATAAGTTTGTAGTTGTGAAGTAA
- a CDS encoding T9SS type A sorting domain-containing protein: MKKITFLMAILLAAGLTRSRAQDTWTQKADFVGTRIGAVGFSIGSKGYIGTGDNGIGLTNDFWEYDPSINIWTQKADFGGAKRFNAVGFSIGNKGYIGTGDATAAKKDFWEYDPSNNTWTQKADFAGTTRWSAVGFSIGNKGYIGTGYNGNSKKDFWEYDPSTDAWTQKADFGGGERQRAVGFSIGARGYISTGLAPDGNNKNDFWEYDPATSIWTQKANFGGAARSLAVGFSIGTQGYIGTGQIFFSDSKDFWEYDQVTNTWIEKTDLAGTERFWAVGFSIGSNGYIGTGYNDNQGYKNDFWEYTLENTSPTCAIPTTFSAFNITPNTAKLKWLNINDALSYKIRYKTTGTSEWTLTKSTENHKNLNGLAASTEYVWQVKSFCEINPVVASDWSAKQFFTTAPLRIYSVNVEATVLEIYPNPSSGNSTLHLILTQSSLVTIKIFDVNGKEISTVSNEIYEAGDHSLPINTTSFAKGIYLVQMISADGIQNQKLLLQ, translated from the coding sequence ATGAAAAAGATTACATTTCTTATGGCAATTTTACTTGCAGCCGGTTTAACCAGAAGCCGGGCACAAGATACCTGGACTCAGAAAGCCGATTTCGTAGGAACAAGAATAGGGGCAGTTGGATTTTCCATCGGCAGCAAAGGGTATATCGGTACTGGGGATAATGGAATAGGTCTTACAAATGATTTCTGGGAATATGATCCTTCAATTAATATCTGGACTCAGAAGGCCGATTTCGGAGGTGCAAAAAGATTCAACGCAGTCGGATTCTCCATCGGCAATAAAGGGTATATAGGAACAGGTGATGCGACTGCGGCTAAAAAAGATTTTTGGGAATATGATCCTTCTAATAATACCTGGACTCAGAAAGCCGACTTTGCGGGAACAACAAGATGGTCGGCTGTGGGATTTTCGATTGGCAACAAAGGATATATCGGTACCGGTTATAATGGAAATTCTAAAAAAGATTTCTGGGAATATGATCCTTCCACTGATGCCTGGACGCAAAAAGCTGACTTTGGTGGTGGGGAAAGACAGAGAGCAGTTGGATTTTCGATCGGTGCCAGAGGGTATATCAGTACTGGCCTGGCTCCGGATGGAAACAATAAAAATGATTTCTGGGAATATGATCCTGCTACCAGTATCTGGACACAGAAAGCCAACTTCGGTGGCGCAGCAAGATCATTGGCAGTCGGATTTTCTATTGGTACCCAAGGGTATATCGGTACGGGTCAAATTTTTTTCTCCGATAGCAAGGATTTTTGGGAATATGATCAGGTTACTAATACCTGGATAGAGAAAACCGACCTCGCAGGAACGGAAAGATTTTGGGCAGTCGGATTTTCCATAGGCAGCAATGGATATATCGGAACGGGCTATAATGATAATCAAGGTTACAAAAATGATTTCTGGGAATACACTTTAGAAAATACTTCACCCACCTGCGCTATTCCCACCACCTTTTCTGCCTTCAACATCACCCCCAACACCGCAAAACTTAAATGGCTGAATATAAACGATGCACTCAGCTATAAAATAAGATATAAGACAACCGGCACTTCCGAATGGACTCTCACCAAGTCTACAGAAAATCATAAAAACCTTAACGGATTAGCAGCCAGCACTGAATACGTTTGGCAAGTAAAATCTTTTTGTGAGATTAATCCGGTTGTAGCATCTGATTGGTCAGCCAAACAATTTTTTACTACAGCTCCATTAAGAATATACAGTGTAAATGTTGAGGCAACAGTACTTGAAATTTATCCCAATCCATCTTCCGGAAATTCCACGCTTCATTTAATCCTCACACAATCCTCACTAGTCACCATTAAAATTTTTGATGTGAATGGAAAAGAAATTTCAACTGTGTCGAATGAAATCTATGAAGCGGGTGATCATTCACTGCCGATTAATACAACATCATTTGCAAAAGGAATATATCTGGTGCAAATGATTTCAGCAGATGGAATTCAAAATCAAAAACTGCTGCTCCAATAA